In Aspergillus nidulans FGSC A4 chromosome II, the genomic stretch TGAGTCCCCTGCGGCCAAGTTTACGACCTAAGTAAAGTGTGAAAAATCTCCAGAACCGTACAGTGGGAGATTCAGGGCCAAATGCCATCATGTCAACGGGTTCAGGATCGCGGAAGCGTTCTGGTCTCACCCATCATTCCAGTCGCTCAGAGTCTGACCGAACCACCTAATCGGTAATATACAAAGAATTGACTccttttctcgtctttcttttcttcttttctcacAGTTATGCACGTCAGCATATCCTGAATTTCCATCGTCGGTAAGGAGAATCGGAAGAAGTTTCGGTTGAAGACTGGGCTGACGGGTAACACATATGGATGAGAATCATGCCGGAGTGAAGCGGTCACAGGACGCAGAGTTTTGGCAGTCACATTCGTCAAGCAGTCTGACATAGGGGAACTTAGGTGGTCTTGAAAGCGAAGTGCGGCTGCGTGCTTCTCACCGTCCGGCTCCGAGTGGACAGGCTCTCAGTGTGTTAACGTGCATCTGGATCGTCCCTTGAGACCACAGAGACTCCATGCGGTTCTCCCAGCTCCCAGAAGTCGCGTGACAATAAGTCGAAAGCCGCAAGCCTCTGGGTCGGCAGCATTACCCCGAAAAGTGAGTTGAAAGGTTATTTGGCCCGACATTGGTCTTATTTGGTACCTAATCACGAAGTGCTATCGGCCGGATGCTGAGTCTCGAGGCAACCTTCAATTTCCAGTCGCTATTATGTGTCCATGGGTCAATCGAGTCAGCTCGTACTCGTCTGACTCTTCAAAATGGTCAATCGGGAGCGACCTTGACCAGGAGGCCAAGGGCCCATCTGAGGTTCGGACCACTATTGCACTCCCTGAAAATGAACAAGACGAGCGCACCATCTGCCAATAAAGTGGCTAGAGCTAGACTAAGTACAGTTCTGCCCTTTCTATAAAGCATCGCTGTCGTTAACAGTTTTAATCTACCTGTGTGCTAGGGTCGACTACATATGCAGCCTTAAATAGTGTCTCCTACCTAGAGTCTCGCCTTTCGAAAAGTTGATATACCCTTGGATCACTTTTGATGTACTCGTCCAGGTTATAATTCCCGTATCTGTGGCAGCGGACTATCTTAGCCCAGATACACAGCGAACTGGGACAGGGCTTTCTGAGCCTCTGGCTACAAAGTAATAACAAACTGCTGGAACCGTTAGCAGGGAGAACCTGCACCTCATTAAACGTACCATTACTATCTCCTAGCTGATTACCCTAATTAAAGTCTAACCCTTTCGACGGATCTTTCTATGCAGTATACTCCATCCCAAAAAGCCGCTAGTCATTCCTCACCTCATAAAAGAtgctgaatactggaataTCAACACCAGTCCGGAGCCCCATTTCATCGAGTATTTCGGAAGCCCTCATGATCCCAATCTCGTGCGACGCCGCAGCCGCTGGATTTGCACCCACTTATGTCAGCCAGATGTCGTCCCATGTAGGTGGTTCATCGTTTAAAGCAAGATAAGACAGGTAAGCTTACGGAATGGCTCCCCAACATCACAGCGCCAATTCTTCCATGAGATGGCGGTTTCATTTGCAATGACAGTCTGCTGTCCGGTGACGCTTTGCCACATGCCGTTAAAGCTGCCTCCGCCGCCGGGGACTTCGACGACGGGTAGATCTATCGTGATAGTATAAGCCCTGCTTTGGTTTTTGGGAGACGCGGAGCTCAGCTTACTCGGACTCTGTTGGTACACTTGAGTGAACGAGCCGTCAAGCGAGGTCGTCCATTCTACAAGCTGAACCAAAACATGTCAGCCTGGTTGTCCATGCCCGTGAAGTAGAATGAATTCACACCT encodes the following:
- a CDS encoding uncharacterized protein (transcript_id=CADANIAT00004325); amino-acid sequence: MLFHSLVTLATLLVLAVTARAAPHPPDSQPTGHPWPRPNHGLPPCNEVYRPCRCPPGTTFKNLTTFGIIGAPAIDVQRVLGDFPISVTGDGHVPGATRTFNFTVPNAGSYLFTEELVEWTTSLDGSFTQVYQQSPNLPVVEVPGGGGSFNGMWQSVTGQQTVIANETAISWKNWRCDVGEPFPAAASHEIGIMRASEILDEMGLRTGVDIPVFSIFYEPEAQKALSQFAVYLG